One region of Asterias rubens chromosome 5, eAstRub1.3, whole genome shotgun sequence genomic DNA includes:
- the LOC117290125 gene encoding flocculation protein FLO11-like, translating into MDDVSDTETIVEESLDNYDSPSILTGLFQLNKATNPESHPLCTDSADCQSEMSVSILTSRVPEKRMHSPVFEHVLSSKFPRFHDVASSIGAEEETLCDDLQSSMGALHHEPSSTSSSFTTCPSQQDVLQNCVQSLSPDFMDLSHTAPTPTSSKSESILPKDKLADSSSKCQAVTKPISSRSLRFELDENSSKNPPECQAIFKHTSSAIKSLELEDDPPECQPSITPTASKCISLESEDNPPNASPTHASKSSLELEDNSPGPIDYGTLVTPTHASKSICLKLEDNPPNLSDFQADPSESQAVTTNQSRSTRRVHKDTQSEPTQHHIPTMQLLPNTKTLDGTILTRRMPSPLQESSIPKPSSPMPKIAQPISSNPLPKGSHPKPSSPEPNKIAKPKPSDPVPKDSQPNPSNPVPKSSQPKPSSPVPKSSQPKPSSPLPKSFQPKPSEEQHVPGTQLPPRSKTPVEIADTRSSSSYDETLSVCVSKEEDEAVIEIKKMQLEIRQQLMHSGRDKNIDVGNIKKGLQDMQGKLRQLGTKQQEQRRQLSVKMRQQAASCSSSQSQLQQQEVKAQLQNMARRQQQLLKLLQSHKELAATLHTQCAENRALQQQSADPSQEQCNLLQDTSSVNRSTHETIRQQEATVSNLTQTTKMKDAATLSSVEADTPVVLSQCIITLESQNTKLPTSKEARSFKPPFKAKQDLRMSSAQQHTANIMTDSPSRPGSQLESPGAEKTSSSAGSEAQSHIISLGSGSIPPQSPPFSQSSVISNGNFIPDTAGNEGKKLLNPRSNTAQDKPTHKPTCIQMTNPNLNQSSNNTRRGNEMNYGTINKDIYQDTNRDPKSLRPTWPNSKSIPRSVDNSLISNSTAGGSLQAVSKSNPRSVDNSLISNSTAGGSLQAVSKSNPRSVDNSLISNSTAGGSLQAVSKSNPRSVDNSLISNSTAGGSLQAVSKTQIGTTLSGNQSMIRVISSAAGQSQVDLQAAQPPAKIIIISDEQLSLLQNIRARESTHHKNSVPVAPVRVQNTAPKTPIPTQEAQKVASRNPHGAAELPTAINPVGFSMLHTAPHSDIVSASSIQTKVSKAMELTQSTVTPDKSRDSPAVERNPQGAAKTLSSTHIASSRLSTQLKGPGEDGQIPSMMELLRAKLIHPGVNVLTIKGKKQILGTASLNAEGMVSPTTTMTNFYNGSLPLMVSLMKHKSLNWITSNPNIWKSVFYKETPLSKLHSDYKDLIRSDPSQTVLKRTKMSPNVPNTQAAITTTTSSNILQPQAVTKSFAVTTSFANMSAPSIPKQLKPAESPDPVSSSGNQPASSSGLRLTSLHLDPTPRCQNPAIHPPFGRETVSRPHDKNPNSLGPISRGDNLVTSRSHDLVSSLKRVLLISDDELMPSSWGTSPNFWISGNGNDAIINPEWIRDIDVWS; encoded by the exons ATGGATGACGTCAGTGACACAGAAACGATAGTTGAGGAGTCTTTGGATAATTACGACTCGCCTTCCATTCTTACGGGGCTTTTCCAGTTga ATAAAGCCACCAATCCAGAGAGTCACCCACTCTGTACCGACTCAGCAGATTGCCAAAGTGAGATGTCCGTGTCTATACTCACATCCAG GGTGCCAGAGAAGAGAATGCACTCCCCAGtctttgaacatgttttatCCTCAAAGTTTCCAAGATTTCATGATGTGGCTTCATCAATTGGTGCCGAGGAGGAAACTCTGTGTGATG atcTGCAAAGTTCTATGGGAGCATTGCATCATGAGCCTTCTTCTACATCATCCAGCTTTACTACATGCCCATCTCAACAAGACGTCTTACAAAATTGTGTTCAATCTCTTAGCCCTGACTTCATGGACTTGAGTCATACAGCGCCCACACCCACTTCATCCAAGAGTGAAAGTATATTGCCAAAAGATAAGCTGGCAGACAGTTCTTCAAAATGTCAAGCAGTAACCAAGCCCATTTCTTCAAGGAGTTTAAGATTTGAGTTAGATGAAAATTCATCCAAAAACCCTCCAGAATGTCAAGCAATTTTCAAACACACTTCTTCTGCGATTAAAAGTCTTGAATTAGAAGATGACCCACCCGAATGTCAACCTTCAATCACGCCAACAGCTTCCAAGTGTATAAGTCTAGAGTCAGAAGACAACCCACCCAATGCTTCACCCACCCATGCTTCCAAAAGTAGTCTTGAGTTAGAAGATAACTCACCCGGACCTATAGACTATGGAACCTTAGTTACGCCCACCCATGCTTCCAAGAGTATATGTCTTAAGCTGGAAGACAACCCACCCAACCTGTCAGACTTCCAAGCTGACCCTTCAGAATCTCAAGCAGTAACCACCAATCAATCAAGGAGTACAAGACGTGTGCATAAAGATACCCAATCTGAACCGACTCAGCATCACATCCCAACAATGCAATTGCTTCCAAACACCAAGACACTAGATGGGACTATTCTTACAAGGAGGATGCCAAGTCCTCTGCAAGAAAGTTCCATACCAAAACCCTCAAGTCCTATGCCGAAAATTGCTCAACCAATATCCTCAAACCCTTTACCAAAAGGTTCCCATCCAAAACCCTCAAGTCCCGAGCCCAACAAAATTGCCAAACCAAAACCCTCTGATCCTGTACCAAAAGATTCACAACCAAACCCCTCAAATCCTGTGCCAAAAAGCTCCCAACCCAAACCCTCAAGTCCTGTGCCAAAAAGTTCTCAACCAAAACCCTCAAGTCCTCTGCCAAAAAGTTTCCAACCAAAACCCTCAGAGGAGCAACACGTCCCTGGAACACAACTGCCTCCAAGGAGCAAGACACCAGTTGAGATTGCCGATACAAGGAGCAGTTCATCTTATGATGAGACACTCTCTGTCTGTGTATCCAAGGAAGAGGATGAGGCAGTGATTGAGATAAAGAAGATGCAGCTAGAGATAAGACAACAACTGATGCACAGTGGCAGAGACAAGAACATCG ATGTTGGAAACATCAAAAAGGGTCTTCAAGACATGCAGGGCAAACTGCGCCAACTTGGGACCAAACAACAAGAGCAGCGGCGTCAACTAAGTGTCAAGATGAGACAGCAAGCAGCATCATGCAGCAGTAGCCAATCACAGCTCCAGCAGCAGGAGGTAAAAGCACAGCTGCAGAACATGGCACGACGACAACAGCAGCTTCTCAAACTGCTGCAGTCTCATAAGGAGCTTGCTGCCACTCTGCATACCCAGTGTGCAGAGAATCGTGCCCTTCAGCAGCAGTCGGCAGACCCTAGTCAGGAACAATGTAACTTACTGCAGGATACATCATCTGTCAACAGATCGACCCACGAAACCATCCGCCAGCAAGAAGCAACAGTGTCCAATTTAACACAAACGACAAAAATGAAAGACGCGGCAACATTAAGCTCAGTGGAAGCAGATACTCCTGTTGTTCTGTCCCAATGCATAATTACATTAGAAAGTCAAAACACTAAGCTACCAACAAGCAAGGAAGCGAGGTCATTTAAACCACCCTTCAAAGCGAAGCAGGATTTAAGAATGTCATCAGCACAACAACACACTGCTAACATCATGACAGATAGTCCCTCAAGACCTGGTTCCCAACTAGAGTCACCTGGAGCAGAGAAAACATCCTCCTCGGCTGGTTCTGAAGCACAAAGTCATATCATCAGCCTCGGGTCAGGCAGCATCCCTCCTCAAAGCCCACCCTTTTCCCAATCATCCGTCATCAGTAATGGAAACTTCATTCCTGACACAGCAGGTAATGAGGGAAAAAAACTGCTCAATCCAAGAAGTAATACAGCACAAGACAAGCCTACCCACAAGCCGACTTGCATTCAAATGACCAATCCCAATCTGAATCAGTCAAGCAATAACACCAGGCGAGGTAATGAAATGAATTATGGCACCATCAATAAAGACATTTACCAAGATACAAACCGAGATCCCAAGAGTTTACGGCCAACATGGCCAAATAGCAAAAGCATACCCAGATCTGTGGACAACAGCCTCATCTCCAACAGTACGGCTGGCGGTTCTTTGCAAGCAGTTTCCAAAAGCAATCCCAGATCTGTGGACAACAGCCTCATCTCCAACAGTACGGCTGGCGGTTCTTTGCAAGCAGTTTCCAAAAGCAATCCCAGATCTGTGGACAACAGCCTCATCTCCAACAGTACGGCTGGCGGTTCTTTGCAAGCAGTTTCCAAAAGCAATCCCAGATCTGTGGACAACAGCCTCATCTCCAACAGTACGGCTGGCGGTTCTTTGCAAGCAGTTTCCAAAACACAAATTGGAACAACTCTATCTGGAAATCAATCCATGATAAGAGTCATATCATCTGCAGCAGGGCAAAGCCAAGTCGATCTACAAGCAGCCCAACCACCAGCTAAAATCATCATCATATCAGACGAACAACTATCTTTATTACAAAATATTAGAGCCCGAGAATCAACTCATCATAAAAACAGTGTTCCAGTAGCTCCAGTCAGAGTGCAAAATACCGCTCCTAAGACTCCAATACCCACGCAGGAAGCTCAGAAGGTTGCTTCAAGAAACCCCCATGGAGCAGCAGAATTGCCAACTGCAATTAATCCAGTGGGTTTCAGCATGCTCCACACAGCACCTCATTCAGACATCGTGTCTGCATCATCTATACAGACCAAGGTCTCAAAGGCAATGGAACTTACACAATCCACAGTGACACCAGACAAGTCTAGAGACAGCCCAGCAGTTGAAAGGAACCCACAAGGAGCAGCAAAGACTCTGTCCAGCACCCACATAGCATCCTCAAGACTAAGTACTCAGCTGAAGGGGCCTGGTGAGGATGGGCAAATCCCATCCATGATGGAGTTACTACGAGCTAAGCTAATCCATCCGGGCGTGAATGTGCTTACCATAAAGGGCAAG AAGCAAATTTTAGGCACAGCCTCGCTGAACGCAGAAGGAATGGTCAGTCCAACCACTACGATGACAAACTTCTATAATGGCTCTCTGCCTCTGATGGTATCTCTCATGAAGCATAAATCCCTTAACTGGATCACCAGTAACCCCAACATATGGAAAAGTGTCTTCTACAAGGAGACGCCTCTGAGTAAACTGCACAGTGACTACAAAG ATTTAATCAGAAGTGATCCATCACAAACGGTTTTAAAAAGAACGAAGATGTCTCCAAACGTGCCAAATACCCAAGCTGcaatcacaacaacaacaagttcTAACATTCTACAACCACAAGCTGTCACCAAAAGCTTTGCCGTCACCACAAGCTTTGCCAACATGTCAGCTCCATCCATCCCAAAACAGCTGAAGCCTGCGGAAAGCCCGGACCCTGTGTCCTCAAGTGGTAATCAACCAGCCTCCTCATCTGGTCTCAGACTGACATCATTGCATCTTGACCCAACCCCAAGATGTCAAAACCCAGCAATACATCCACCATTTGGTCGTGAGACAGTCTCGAGACCTCATGACAAAAACCCAAACAGTCTCGGTCCTATCTCAAGAGGTGACAACTTGGTCACCTCAAGAAGTCATGATCTTGTGTCATCCTTGAAGAGGGTTCTCTTAATCTCTGATGATGAGCTGATGCCTTCATCTTGGGGAACGTCTCCAAACTTCTGGATATCAGGAAACGGCAATGACGCAATCATCAATCCAGAATGGATCAGAGATATAGACGTTTGGTCGTAA